The following is a genomic window from Branchiostoma lanceolatum isolate klBraLanc5 chromosome 10, klBraLanc5.hap2, whole genome shotgun sequence.
gagttgtgcgcccccttccagacctccccccctcgcgacacgtatcctgtgcccggcaccctccccccatcctgctatatatttctggggagatccctgagatagtactagtatataaagtGAAAATTAAGACTACCACATGTACATTAGAAGTCAATGAATATGGAATCAATGGACACAATCTTGAAATGAGCTTGAAAGCACTCACAAACGAAAATATAGAATTTTAAAGAAAAGGTTCCAGATGCACACCCTTGTTAGTAGCATGGTCCAATATCAAAACACATGTAGCAACATGTTGCCAACATACCATTTCACGTACCACATGATCACAATCATCAATATGTTTGGCTTCTAAAACTGTGCACAAATGCTAAGTACAAGACAGTATACTGTAGTGTCAGATGTATTATAAAGGTGGTGCATGATGCTAGCAGCTTTGCTTCAAGGAGatttgaaagtgctatggtaTTTAGTAGAGGAAAACATCAAAGTATTCAAGCTGATGCCAGGCCACTGCAACTCCAACTCCAAGGGTAGCCATCACAAAAGAGAGACTTACTGAACATCCCATTACCCCACCCCcacttctgcttggaggttatTTTCCGACCTTTGGCCTTTAGTAGCCTGGTGTCCTCCTGCGCGGTGCCGCCGCCTGTCAGATTGTCCATCATGTCACACAGCTCACGCTCGTACTGTGGGGTCTGCCGCGATGCTCTGTACAGGGTAGAGTGCACATATTGGAACATGGGACCATCTATGTAGTAGTATCCATGCAGTATTTGATTAAGTATAATGTGCATACCAGTAAATACATGTTATTTGATTTATATTTTTCCTAACACTACTTGAGCATTTTTTGTGCAAGGTACTGGAAGCTTCACATATCTACTTGTTGTATTCTCAATTGTGCTTTCAATTTGTGACAAAAGtcagtggatgctacctgaaacatctgactgtttccaaagtCTATCCAGATGCCTGAGTTACTGTTATCTtgcggatgtctaaccttcaacaaCGTAACAGCTAACAATCTATTCACATTTTGCACCCAAATGAAGAAAGAATTTACAAAGCCAGGTGAAAAGTTTGACTCTTAAGGTCCTACCTGCTACTCCCCCGGCCAGGTGGGGTCACCTGGATGTCAGGCATCTGGGGCGAAGCATCGGGGTCATCATCAAGGAGACGGCAGACAGAGGAGGTGCTGAGGTCAAGGGACAGCTCGGAGTCATAGCACCAAGGCTCTGGGTGGGGTGGATAGAAATCAGTTGTTACAAATACTGTACTTCCTTTCAAAGCTGTGATATGCAGAAAAATCCACCAAGCAACAATTTGCAATTGatcaacatgtacatcatgtgtaCGTATACTATACAGTGTTAGCTGTATGTCAGTAATACACATTTAGTACGATTTTCCATTCAGTGCAAAGTCTTTATTTGAACAACACATTCCCATCAGACAGAATGGGGAACTGCTTCGCCTTGGTGATAGGGAAAAAATACCTCTGTACGAGTCTTTGTCAGAACCCCGTATTGGTGTCCGCTCAACTTCTCTTGTGGGTGAACGTGGGTCCACAAAAACCTCAGTGGTCTTTTCAATCTTGAAGAGGGAGATAGAAAAGCAAATTTGTGAGTTATGAAAATGTTTCAGGCATAATGATTGACATATGATATATCAATACATTGAACTGATAAGGATTCGGGACAATTAAAACTAGTCTTTACATTTATTACAACTTGCCCATGACATTATTTTTAGCTGATTATgtctcaagtacatgtacatgttaatttGTACCTGAATAGGTGTTCTTTCAATGCCCGAAGTTGGTGACCTGGGGTCAAACTGGAGAACCTTGCGCTGTTCTGGAGGTGTGCTACTGGTGGAGTCGTCCAGACTGGCCCAGCTCTTACTCTCAAATGCACCCATGTCTTCTCAAAATGTACTCTGTGGGAGAAAAGGGGTAGAATGAAAGGTGCATCCATCCATGTCACAGGAAATCAAGGCAAATTAAATTAATAGTACCCTCCGCGCATGCGTACACTATCGCGTCGGTGCCCTATTTTAAAAAAACGTAACGTTTAAAAGCAAAAACTGAATCTACGATAAATTCGCGGGGCTTTGGTCTAAGCTTTCCCCGGGTGTAACGAGCAATACAATACTGTCACGCGAAAGGTCATGCAGCAACAAACATACAGCCATCGTCACTGATTAGCTTTTAGGTAACACAATCGTATTTTCGTAACAAAAATAAATATATCCTGATATCGATCGGGAGCTGCGGGGAAGGGTACGAAAAAAATTCACGATCATAAATTATCTCAACTGAACAGTGCAGTCGGCCAGGGCTATGTTAGGAGAGCATCTACAAGGACTGTAAATCAGCAAGTCTTTTGAAGTCAGTTTATATGCAAAAATTATTTGTGAATGTCCCAGTTTTGTGCTCACAAATGATTTTTGGTCCACGTTTTCTGCACTGCCCCGATCGACCTACCTATCTATCTCTACATTGTTCACAGCAAGTTACATTAATCTGTAAGgtgaaatgaaatataaacTCTTTCAAACCTACCTGTGGTATCGCAGTTAAACACGCTCTGTCTGCTTTTTTGTACAAAACACAATGGACGTTGACGATGTTGtatgaaaacaattttttaaagttaCCGCCTCCGCCAATCGCGGACTAGTACCGAGTATTTCCATACAATACCCTGATTGGCTTATCTGTACATCACATGATCAATACTGACCAATAGTAGAAGTCGTAACAACTAAAACAGTTTCTTTGCTGCAAAACCGCGCGAGATATCGCGAGACTTAGATTTCGAAAGCCAAAACATGCAACGAAAAATAGTGATCAAATGGAAGAAATTGCCTTCGAAAATAACAATCAATCTGCATCATAATAATTTTTCCTAATCTCATTTTGTATTTTAGAAAATGATTCGATCAAGTTGACATTTATGGTCGTATGAGTCAGATATCTCACTATATTTGGTGATTTTGATGCGGTTGAGGTATCAAATCCAAGATGTCGGCGTTAGAAACTCTGTACGGCTATCTCCCTTGCGTCAAAGTTCCCCGGGGTGGGGAGAAGATATACAAGGATGAATGCATATACTGCTACGACACACCGGTAAGGCAAAGTCTCTTCTTCCATTTGAACCTAATTCCATCTTTCTCGTAACTTTCTATCTCGAATTATCGGGTTGGATCTGCGCCGACTTTGTTGGTGGTATTCTGAGCATGGCATGATTTGCAGTTGACTGGGAGGGACTACATGAGACTGCAGAATTTAACAGATGCATGTGATGTGGTTATAATATAAACCTAATCAGActaaaatcaaataaaaagacACTACTGCTCTAAATGCTAGCAGAGTGCGAAATGCATGACATCCTAGGCCTGTATGATCTGATATGCACAACTGTCATAAGAACAATGGAACTCACCATCCTTGAAATAACGAATAACTGTCGAGGGTTTTATTGTttatgaacataatttgtattcTCTACTGAATCCAGCTCAAAATAAAGGTGCGATGTGTCTGTATTACCATCCAGCGTGGCCAAAATGTAATTTAGAAATTACATTCTTAGAaaacatgttaaacatgtatgataagttTTCAGTTGTATGTAGTGAGAATAAGGAAGAAGATATATCAAATGCATATAAATTATGTTTGAATAATAGTGATATGTTTTTGCCCTTAGCCACAAACTAAAAGAAATTAAACAATCACTCAATCACTGCATTTGCTGAAAAGGAACAGGAGAAAAGAGGAAATGTACTTTTCAGTCCAAGATATAGGATAAAATATTACAATTTTCAGTCTTTTTACCCTTTTTTGTCTGATGTTTGATTGCTGATAAGATCACTAATTCAGCATTATTTATATACTTGTTATACAGCTAACAAAAAATACCCAgctgtctgaaaattcaataaatagataaatagaataaattaagatatatatgctacatgtaggtaatgaTGCTTTGGCCTGTATTCCCTGCAACAAGTTAGTAAATGTTACGTTGTAGTGACATTAAATATTTTTACTGATATATCTGTCAGTAATAGGCAGACTAATTTATTAGTCcatgtgttcatgtttgtaGGTGTGGCCACTCGATCTCTTACACAGATGCCAGATGATCCAGCCTTTAGGCATTCCCAGTGTGACATTAGGAATCAGAGGAATGGGGAAGTGGGAGGGTGATACAGTAGTCCTGCAGATATGCGTCTGAATGGGAGATATAAATAGCTCCATGTGTGGATAACACCATGCCCAATATGGCTGACTCCCGTCTAGAGGGACCGTGCAAAATGCCATATTGGTTGTCTGGTTCAACAAGAGATGTAAACGATTGTAATCGCCTTGTCTCCACCGGAATACTTTatctatacagatatagatggAAATTAACAAGAATTCGGTGTcacaaagaaatgttttgatCTGGGAGAAGTGAACTGACATTTGAAATGATTCAACAGACGTACAGTAATGGGTTGTCTTTACAATCTGAACTATCATTATCACTGAAAGAAGAGATTATGTGAGAAATGGCCAATGCATGGAAATGTCCTCTGAATCAGTTTTATTTCCCAGTGTTGCATGTGTGCCAGGACACTTTGATCAGCAGATGACCTCTGTATCTCCCTCCTGGGCTTTGTTTGTATAGATGCAACTCAGCTAGTGCTACATACTTGTGGCGTTTTGGCAGACCTACAAAAAGCAAGCATACACTAAGCGGTGTCCTGAAGGAACTATGTGGCTCAGGCTCTTGTTACAATGGAATCTTTTGGCGGCAAGAAAAGTCCCACCTGCTTGGCATGTTTTGTTGCAGGATCAGTATTATTCTTGTTTTACCATCAGGTCCCTGCTGTTTTTATTATCCCAATTTACTCATTCAAAATGCTTATAAACATAAGCATTGTCTATACAGAAATTTGTGTAGCTGTAATGAATATTTTATCTAGCCCTTCTTGTTACACCAGTACAAAACTAAGCATGTTTGATCACTTAGATTTTCCAGCCTGAACGTCTAACCTTTGAAAGATGTGAATTGTTTGGCATGAGGCTTAAAGGTTCCATTCCAAGCATAAGTACGCCACATGTGAGGACATTCCTATTCCAAACCATTCTATACTTGGACTCCCACACAAGGACACTGATTTGTAATGAAGGAAACTTTTTGTCAGATTATCGGCCTTGAGTGTGAAGCAGTGTTCCATTTATAAATCACACACACTTATAACATATGTCATAATGTCCCTGCCAAGATATTTTTGGAGTGATGAAATTTAGAGGCTATATCTATTTATGGCAAGGCCAAAGCAGATTAGAGTAACTAGGCTTGTGTTGCCAGGCAACATGGCATGGTTGCCTAGCGACGCTGCATGGTCCTGTCAGGGAGATGACTCTGTATGAGATAGGTTACAAGTTGACCCACTTCCTCCGTCTGGGATGTCATGTGTCTGTGTCTGGGGATCATTTTAAACTGGCCAATGTCATGGTCATCTTTTCAGCTGATGAGTGCCAAATAGGGCCATGCTTACTGACTTGTGACTTTGACTGACTAGTTCAATGTCAGTGTCAAGTTTGTTGAAATATGACACACATATAAAAATGCCTAGATTTCGTTGGAGATGTTTCAGCTACGTTTTTGGCACcgtgaagtagccatttggccaCCAATTCTCTactggttacagggttaggcagcaggaagaaggttgatAAAACACCTAGGATAGCACATTGTATGAAGAGTATTATAAGCAAGTGTTAGCTTTCACATGGTAAACCAACTGCTCCTTTTTTGTATTGACCTATTTTGATTTTACAAAGAAGTAAATATAGCCATCACACGATCAGCTTTTACCTTTTTGTGcacttattattatttttttttttttcaggagtcGGAGGGTggcctgtttgtgtgtctgaAGTCGTACATGGGCCTGTGCCATCTGCATGTCCAAAAATTCTACGAGAAGTTCCCAGAGAACCCCATCTACCTGCACCTGAAGAGGACCAAAATAGAGGTACATGTTTGAATCAGTCCTTAAAGAATATGACATAGTGGTAGAATAGCTTTCTGTAATCAAAGACAGTTATACATTTCCATTGTTAAGACTTTAGCTTGAGAATTGAATCTTGTCCTTACCAGGTGACAGCCAGTGTTGTTCCTTTCCTATAGATCTCAGGTGCAGCAGGAGGTGGGGAAGCTGAGGACCCTCCAGCCAAGAAACCAACAAGGCTGGCCATTGGTACGATTTGAGTCATACAAGTATCCAtattgcaatatacatgtaggggtgaCATGCAGATGATTCAATAGATTGGTTATAGAATGTGTAAATTGGGAAAAGAATATGGTTTCAAAAATTTCAGCCTTAGCATGTCAATACTTTAAGTCTGAAAGTAAGAGAAATTTTTATATAAACTGTGATTCTAAACATGCAATGGTATTGTTTTCTCTGATAGATTTTTATGGTTATCTTTATCGTCTACCTGTAGGTGTTGAAGGAGGTTTTGATGTGAGTGAAGAAGGTCGCTATGAGATCCAGGAGGAGATTTCCATCGTGGTGATGCCTGGATATGAGTCCTTCCCCTACCCAAGTATAGAGGACACACCCGTTCAGGTGAGCATCACTAATAAAGAAGTCTGTCCAGTCCATGTTAGACATGCATCTGTACACATTTTGGTCACAGTTTGCTGTAAAATTATTCATTATTCAAATTTTAAGACATTGAAATCCTTGGGTCTTTAAATCTGTAATACTAGCAAAAATAAGATCTGTACTATCAGTCATAGTCATGCCTTGGTTTCTGCAGACAATACTTATGTACTGGAAACTGCAATTTGTAAGGAATCTCAAAGTTTCTAGATGCAAGCCATATACGCTGCAGAAAACCATATTATGTAAGTTTGAATTATCTACTACATAAACTAACCATCCAACCAACAGCTGTTGAAGAAGACATGATCTTCTTGGCCCTTCACCAAT
Proteins encoded in this region:
- the LOC136443747 gene encoding cell division cycle-associated protein 3-like isoform X1, translated to MGAFESKSWASLDDSTSSTPPEQRKVLQFDPRSPTSGIERTPIQIEKTTEVFVDPRSPTREVERTPIRGSDKDSYREPWCYDSELSLDLSTSSVCRLLDDDPDASPQMPDIQVTPPGRGSSRASRQTPQYERELCDMMDNLTGGGTAQEDTRLLKAKGRKITSKQKWGWGNGMFKAVKPAEKPVKIHPNNRKVLFTATGNLPRSPLTTRNDENPRALVQQKQMARLGLTKTVQRPIRLTSKYKLFSDKENVEIK
- the LOC136443747 gene encoding cell division cycle-associated protein 3-like isoform X2, whose translation is MGAFESKSWASLDDSTSSTPPEQRKVLQFDPRSPTSGIERTPIQIEKTTEVFVDPRSPTREVERTPIRGSDKDSYREPWCYDSELSLDLSTSSVCRLLDDDPDASPQMPDIQVTPPGRGSSRASRQTPQYERELCDMMDNLTGGGTAQEDTRLLKAKEAVKPAEKPVKIHPNNRKVLFTATGNLPRSPLTTRNDENPRALVQQKQMARLGLTKTVQRPIRLTSKYKLFSDKENVEIK